Proteins encoded in a region of the Botrytis cinerea B05.10 chromosome 11, complete sequence genome:
- the Bcltf3 gene encoding Bcltf3 has translation MSLSRRPSMKGRDSSGREVSLLNSSTTEMSPSPVSQPLSQLPQLPFRQPSYDSYGSQRFSQKSYPPSSPHMVRTNSNASIASLTSVPSLLRSDSYDSYEARSPITPTFTPHAHGRNHSFTEQYGKENPFYERNSMDEYRPYSTHSTQKSYQSTNAPQYPEEQYYHEDSYPGVAERGPGKRYSCRYKELHNCNKTFTTSGHASRHAKIHTAEKMVCCTYTGCMKKFTRADNMKQHLDTHYKDKPRSASSSASSSGRMNGKSTLTMPARVQKKASPSINNLQSPRPKMLSRILTSDIPPFDLKDQQQFQPQQDFYPSMGSGPSPTQTDFQSLPTRPKSPSSLDILAQAASGNMY, from the coding sequence ATGTCTCTGTCAAGAAGACCTAGTATGAAGGGCAGAGATTCCTCGGGTCGCGAAGTTTCCCTATTAAATTCCTCCACGACGGAGATGTCTCCCTCTCCTGTATCACAACCACTGTCACAATTACCACAATTGCCATTCAGACAACCTTCGTACGATTCGTATGGATCGCAAAGATTCTCCCAAAAATCTTACCCACCAAGCTCTCCACACATGGTCCGAACGAATTCCAATGCATCAATTGCCAGTCTTACATCGGTACCCAGTTTATTACGTTCCGATTCTTACGATTCATATGAAGCCCGATCACCAATTACACCCACCTTTACACCACACGCTCATGGGAGAAATCATTCTTTCACCGAGCAatatggaaaggaaaatccATTTTACGAGCGTAATTCCATGGACGAATACCGTCCTTACTCTACACATTCCACTCAAAAATCCTATCAATCAACAAACGCACCACAATATCCCGAAGAACAATATTATCACGAAGATTCTTACCCAGGAGTTGCCGAACGTGGACCTGGAAAACGTTACTCGTGTCGATACAAGGAACTCCACAACTGCAACAAAACCTTCACCACCTCCGGTCATGCATCTCGGCATGCTAAGATTCATACCGCCGAAAAAATGGTGTGCTGCACATATACTGGATGTATGAAGAAATTTACCCGAGCGGACAACATGAAGCAACATCTTGATACTCATTACAAGGACAAGCCTAGATCTGCATCGAGTAGCGCATCGTCGAGCGGTAGAATGAATGGCAAGTCAACACTCACCATGCCTGCCAGAGTACAAAAGAAAGCTTCGCCTTCAATCAACAACTTGCAATCTCCAAGACCTAAGATGCTATCTCGAATCTTGACATCCGATATCCCTCCATTCGATTTGAAGGATCAGCAACAATTCCAACCCCAACAAGACTTTTACCCTTCAATGGGCTCGGGTCCTTCGCCCACCCAAACAGATTTCCAAAGTCTACCTACCAGACCCAAGAGTCCCAGTAGTCTGGATATATTGGCTCAAGCGGCATCGGGAAACATGTATTAA